The Brassica oleracea var. oleracea cultivar TO1000 chromosome C7, BOL, whole genome shotgun sequence sequence CGTCTAACGGATGACTTCCGTGTAAGTCTTCTAGAAAAAAATAAATTTTTATGTTTTATTTTTCAATTGCAAAATTAACCTGAGACGACTTACATGAAGTCGTCTAGATGTAACAAAATTTTGATTTATTAATTTTCTACTGGATGACTTATGGGTAAGTCGTTTAGGAAAAGTCAAATTTCTGACAGAATCCGGTCAAATGCAAAACTAACCCGTTTACCCTAGACGACTTACTTGGAAGTCGTCTCGAATTTTTTTTTAACAAACAAAGATGGACAACTTCCATGTAAGTCGTCTCTAAAAACACATTTTAAAGTCAATTGCAAAACTAACATCTGCATTGACAAGAAGAGTTCCATATAAGTCGTCTACATCCAGAAGACTTACCCAGAAGTCGTCTGAACAGATCTGGAAAAAAACTTATTTCATAGTTTCAACCAGTGAGATAACTTGTTTAGCACACATAAGTCTTCTCCAAGCACCCAGAATCTCAAACAAAAGTGACCCACCAAGAATCGTAAGCTTCAATGGCTCTATGAACCATAAAAATTTTAGAATCAAAATCTTGGGTTTTTTGGATGAATATTGAGCGAAAGTGAAATAGATGTTGTTTTTAGTTCATAAAAATTGAGAAAGAAGAAGTGTAAATCGATTTGAGGTGCATTAAGAGGTTCAAATTGGTTGTTCATGGTGGTTGGTGTATTAATGGCAATGACAATATTGTAAATACTTGAAGATGATGAGGCTGAGAGATTAAAAAATATAATTTTTGAAAAAAAAATTAATGGCATTTTCGTGAATAATCTGAACTTGTGGGATGAATAAGGCAAAAAAAATGTCCAAAAAAACATAGGTTAGTTTTGTGGTTGACTTTGATTTTTGAGTCAATTTTTTTAAAAAACCCTTTTTGTTATACCACGATTAATCAATAAAATTCGTTTGATTTTATTTTCAGCTTTAAATGAATTGTTGCCAAACTGAACTATTGTTTTAGTTTTTTTGGGATTAAAATTTGGTAAATTTGTTGGGTTATATTAGGTTAGCAGTTATACAATATTGGGTTAGTCTTTTTTTTAATGTTGGATTGTAATATTAAATTTTATAGACAAATAGTTCTAAACAAAAAAAACTAGAAAAATATACACTACTATGGATCTTAAGTAAACAACACATCTTATATATAGATGAAAGATTTTTTCATATAAAGGTCCCATCTTTGCTTTGGGAATAATTGAATCTCAGGATATAATTTTTATAATAGTCCAAAAATATCACGCTTCAGACTGAATTGATAACGATTTTTACTTTTACTTTATTGCTCCAATAGAAATCATCAAGACAAGACAACTCTTTATATTGCTCCACTTATAATAGCATAGTAAAAGATAACACTGTTCCAAATAGTCGATTAATTAGAATTTCGTGTTGGCTTTAAAATAACCATAGTTTGCAGTAAGAATTCTACCACTATCAGATAAAGAATCATCAACGATTGAATTCGGTAAGACCCGTCACCACTATTTTATTCATTCTAGTATAAACTATATGTGAATAGTAGCATATATATAATAGATAGTATGGATACGAGATATATACAAAATTCTTTCATTTTACAAATTAAAAAATTAGTAATAAAAAATATGATACCAGAATATATATATATATATATATATATATATATATTTACAATTATTTAATGTTATATTTATTATTATTAATGATCATTTAAATTTATACTGATTAATTTTTTCAATTAGATAATATACAGTTCAATTTCAATTTCTGTATATTATATGGACAAAATATTAGTGATTATATATGGGTTTAATGTATTTTTAATAGCTAAAGTTTGGCTTAAATAATTTTGTTTGCAACAGTAGCTAAACCACACTTCATTTTCTTCTTTTCAAATTCAACTGCGGTTCGGAACAAAAGTTATCCAGCTACATTTTTTTCTTTTTAATTTTTAATTATTTTATTTATAAAAACATTAGCAATGAATTCACGTGAATGGTGCACTTTGCTCCACCCGCTATGCGTTACTCCTCTCCCGCACTTCTCATTCCCAGCCTAAATTAAATTGATTTTAATGCATTCTCATGTCTTGAGTTCAACTCTCAATGAAAACATAAAAAGGTTAAAAATAAAATAAAATAGATGCTACTCTTTTTATGTGCCGATTCAGTTCCCGACAACAAAGATGGACCGACATGAGAAAAACTGCCTGGAGTCAAAATCAGTTAAATCAATTAACCGTGTAGCAACGCGGGAAAGATGTCGGTAAGGTTAAATCTTAAACCGAACCGAACAAAACCGGTACACGCGTTCCTTCTCCACGTCTTCAACACAGAACAGAAGACAATGATACTTAACTTTGTACACTTTACTTTCTTCTTCTTCAAGTAAATATCTTTCTTCTCCGATGATTTCAAATCTCCGGCGATAATGGAATCTTACGGAAACCCTAACAAGCAGTCTTCCTCTCTCTACCCTACCGTCGACATGTCAAACCCGGAAGCTCCTCTCAACCCTATCTCCTCATCTTCTACAAGCAACCTCTATCCTTCCCTCGACATGAACGATCTCGCCAACAATCTCTTCTCGGAGCAACCGGAGTCGCGTTCGATCCCCGTCTCGGCTCCTCCCGCCGCAAGGGAGGAAGTGATCCTGACAATCTCCGGCGCGATTCTCCACCTGATCGACCAATCATACAGCGTCGAGCTCGCTTGCGGCGATCTCGCCATCATCCGTATTGTTCAAGACGGAAACGTCGTCGCCGTTCTCACTCGTGTCGCCGACGAGATTCAATGGCCGTTGACTAAGGACGAGAACTCCGTCAAGGTCGATGAGTCTCACTACTTCTTCACGCTCCGTCCCTCTAAAGATTTCGGATCTGATTCGAGCGACGAAGACGAGGATAATGCCGATATGTTGAACTACGGACTCACGATTGCTTCCAAAGGCCAAGAGCATTTGCTGGAAGAGCTTGAGAGGATCTTGGATCATTACAGCTGTTTCACGGTTCAGAAAGTGTCGGAGGAAGCGAAGGAAACAGGGGAGGAGGTTTTGGACGTGACGGTGGCGAGGGAGACGTCTCCGGTGGAGCTTACTGGAGAGAAGAAAGAGATTGTGGAGCAGCAGTGTGCTGCGTATTGGACGACTTTAGCTCCGAACGTGGAGGATTATAGTGGGAAGACGGCGAAGCTGATAGCTAGTGGCTCTGGGCATCTGATCAAAGGGATTCTATGGTGTGGAGATGTGACTATGGATCGGCTCAACTGGGGGAATGATTTCATGAAACGGAGGTTGAGTAAGGCTGACAAGGAGAGGGATGTTCATCCTGATACCTTGAAAAGGATCAAGAGGTATGTCTGAACTAATGGTATTGATTTAGTTAATTGTTTGGTTGAGAGGTTTGGTGATGATGTGACTTTCTACTTTAGGAAAATGTTTGGACAAATTAGGCATGGACATTTGGGTTGGGGTTTAACTTTCTAGGCCTTATTCGGATTTATAAATGTTTGAATCTGATTCGGTTGTTAAGACACTAGGTTTTAGGTTCATGTAGATTTATAACTTCGTATAAAATCTATTATGGATCCGAACTCATTTCATGGTTATATATATTCTCACTATGAGAAGGAGCCATTCCAGTGTATACAAATAGATACTATGTTTACATAGGGATCCCTACTTAGTTACATCACAATTAGGATTAGGAATACACGAAATGAGTCCAGTTAAAAATACTTCGAATTTGGATATTTTTAGATATATACATACGAGTATTTGAGTTAATTATTCATGTTTCAATAAATTTTGGATATCCAGGTCGGGTTTGGATACCATGTATATTTACGAATCTTCTGGTTCCGTTCAGATCTTGGGTTTAGTTACAAATGCCCAGTCCAGGCCTGTCTCAAGTATCCAAATGTTTTCTTTAGATAATGGAACACCAGTCATGCATGACTCATATATGTTGTTGAATATATCTTTTTATTTATTAGTTCTAATTTCAAAATGTAGCATTGGTATGTATATTGATTTCTTGGATTGTTTTGCTTATGTTAAGAGTGAAGAAGATGACCAAGATGACTGAGAGTGTGGCAAACGGTGTTCTGTCTGGAGTAATTAAAGTTTCAGGGTTCTTCACAAGTTCAGTGGCAAACACCAAAGTAGGGAAGAAATTTTTTAGCCTTCTCCCTGGAGAAATCGTCCTTGCAACTCTTGACGGATTCAGTAAGTCCATTGTCTATATTATAAATACACTTATGTGCCTATCTTAAGATTTTCATGATTATTGAGACAGTTGATTCTTGTTTTGATAGATAAGGTCTGTGACGCTGTTGAAGTAGCTGGAAGGAATGTAATGTCAACCTCGTCTACTGTTGCAACTGAACTTGTTGATCACAGGTAAGTTAACTTATAGCATTCAGAATTTGAAACTCTTGGTGTTATAGAGAGATGGTAGTGTCGAAGAGAAATGATTTGGTGTTTGGTGAATGTGTAGGCATGGTGGTACAGCAGCAGAGGCGACAAACGAAGGGCTGGAGGCAGTGGGACATGCTTTTGGGACAGCCTGGGCTGCTTTCAAAATCAGAAAGGCTATTAACCCTAAGAGCGTTCTCAAACCTTCCTCTCTTGCGAAATCAGCAATTAAATCTGCAGCTTCACAAAAGAAAGCCTAGTAAAGGGCTCTTATTGAAGCATAAACAGGCCATTTGATGCGTGTTTGTTTGTATTGTCTCTTGTCTTTGGTTCAGAAGTAAAACGGAAAAGAGGTCTGGTCCGGTTGGATTAGTTGTTGTGAAGTGTTTCTCTGACTTAGAATCATGTGATGTAATGAATATGCCATGTATGTGCAAGCTTTTAAATTTATCATCTGAGGCTATTGAGCCCATAATGTCTGTTATAGTTTTGATATACGGCAAAGCTTCCCATGCTTAATCTCGTGGATAATGTGACAACATTTGTAACTGATTCTACTTGTTTATATTAATCTCATTAGAACTTGTTCATCTAGTTATAATTATTTAGGATTTGTAATATTTCACATGTAGTGTTTATGCCTTGTTCTTGTTCTTCAATGTGTAACTGAGCAATTCTTGCATCATGCATAAAACTTTTCTCTTTTCAGCTATGTTAAGTATTGCCAAAGAAAAAATTAACCATTGGAAAACAAAAGCAGAGGGTATGTTTGTGTTACGACTAGTAATGTAAAAGACTTGTTTGTAAAAAAACCTTCAATAATTCCTTAACCAACAAGTAAATACAAACTTTAGAGTTTTTACAAAGAGTACTTTCTCTCTCTCGTCACAAAGATCGATCCTCTCTCTCGATAACATCTCTGATTATTCGTACCACTCTTACAGAAAAGCAAACTTCCTAAAAGCAATAGACACGTCACCAACATCACATGTGCTAGTGTCGAGGCCGTTGCTAGATCCTTCCTCCCTTCCTCCTTAGTCCTTTGTGTGATCTTCATCCTCTTTATTCCCATCTTGTCTCTTCTTAAGTGGGCTTTTCTTCCTGTACTGGTACAGTATTGGTGGCCTTATGGCCTCATACATAACATTACTCCCTCCATTCAAACTGACCTTGTCCTCAAGGTCAAGCCCCAGGAACTGCTTCTCGATCACACTCTTCCACTCCCATGTACAATCTGCTTCAGGTAGCCCTTCCCACTTAACTAGTATCTCTTCGTGGCCAGTGTTCTCATTGAATCGATGTGCATACACGGCTTCTGGTGAAAATTCCAATACCCCTTCCACGTTCAACTGAGGTGGTATAGTAGTGGGTTCCAACGACTCACCCACGGCCTTTTTCAGCTGAGACACGTGAAACGTAGGGTGAATGCGAGCTTCGGGTGGTAAGTGGAGGCGGTGCGCGACCTTCCCTACTCTCGCCGCCACCTCAAACGGTCCATAGTAACGAGCTGACAGCTTCTCATTAACTCTCCTAGCCAGCGACTGCTGTCTATACGGTCGGAGCTTGAGGAATACTTTATCCCCGACGTTAAACTCCACTTCACGTCGATGATCATCTACTTTAGCCTTCATCACTTGCTGTGCTTTCAACAACTGCTGATTCAATAAGACCAAATTACCATCTCTTTCTTGTAAGCGTGCTTCCAACTCAGCGTTGTTGGTAGAGCCAGATTCATAACGCAGCAACGAAAGAGGCTCTCGACCATAAAGCGCCTTGAACGGTGACATTTGTATCGTGGAGTGAAAGGAGGAGTTGTAGCTGAACTCTGCCCACTGCAAGAACTTGGACCAAGTCCTAGGTTTCTCACCCGCAAAACAACGGAGATATGTCTCAAGCCCTCTGTTAGTTACCTCCGTTTGGCCATCTGATTGAGGATGGTAAGCGGTAGAGAAGCATAGATTGGTACCTGACAATCGGAATAACTCCTTCCAGAACTTTCCAGTAAAGATTCTGTCTCGGTCCGACACGATGGTCTTAGGGAAGCCGTGTAAGCGAACTATCTCTTGCACAAAAACCATCGCGACGTCGATAGCTGTAAACGGGTGCTTGAGGCTGATGAAGTGCGCATATTTAGTTAACTGATCCACTACTACCAAGATGGTGTTAACGCCCTCTGATCGTGGCACCCCTCAATGAAGTCGAGGGAGATGTCCTCCCATACCTCATTTGGAATAGGTAACGGCTGGAACCCTCCCGGTGCCAGCGTAGAGTATTTGTGGCGTTGACACGTTTGACATGCTGCCACGTATTTGCGTATATCCGTCATCATCCCTGCCCAATAGAACATTGCGCCAATACGCTTCTGTGTCTTCAGTATTCCCCTGTGTCCTCCATATTTGCTATCATGATACTCCTTCAAAATGATTCCAATCAAGTTGGAGGTCTTAGGCAGGACCAACTTGCTTTGGCGTAACAACCTCCCCTGCACTACAAAATAGTCTGGGTGTGTGTTCGGGTCTTGCTGCAACTCATGTATTATCTTTGATAACGCTTCATCACGCTCCACTTCAGCCCCGACTTCCTCTAGCTGGATTGAAACCGGAACCGAGAGTGCAAACAGCTCAGCTACTGGGCTCTTGCGAGATAGTGCATCTGCGGCTTTGTTTTCGAGCCCCGGCTTGTAATGAATATCAAAGTCAAACCCGAGCAGCTTCGTCAACCAACGTTGATATTCCATATTGATTTCCCTTTGTTTCAGAAAGAATTTGAGGCTCTTCTGGTCAGTTCTGACTACAAATTTCCTGCCCAACAGGTAATGTCGCCACTTCTGAATGGCAAACACTATGGCCATATGCTCCCGCTCGTAAACAGACTTCATCTGTTGCCTCTCCGTCAAGGCCTGACTGAAATATGCAATGGGGCGTTGGTTTTAGGCCTGGACATAAAATCCGGAACCCAAAATCCGAATCGAACCCGAACCGAAAAACCCGACCCGTTATCCGACCCGAAACGTAAAAATACCCGAACGGGTCTTGTAGGGTGGTACAAAAAATATCCGAACCCAAAGTGTTATTAACCGAACCCGAACGGGTAACCCAAAAAATCCGAAATTAATAGTCAATATAAATATTTTGAAATATATATAAGTATTCCAATTATTAAATTCAATATTTGTGGTAATATTATATATAATAATAAATATTAAAATTCTAATAAATGCTTTAAGTACACAATTAGTTATAAATAAGTATTTTATAATTTGCTCATTGAAATAAAAAGTCTACTCTCTATAAGGCAATACATATTGTTTACAAATGATGTTTGTTTTCATGCTTGATTTAACATTTTATTGTTATTTTATATGTGATAGATTAATTTTTATTTAATTTAGATGTTTTTCTTTTACGGACCATTTGAATTGATCTTTCTTACACAATGTCGTAAGGGGCCGCGCAATATTCCCGTACCCCAACACGAACTTTCTGTAATAGCCCGTTAGTCCAAGGAACCCTCTTAGTTCCTTGACTGTTCTTGGCTCTGCCCATTCCACCATTGCTCGTATCTTCCCATCATCTGCTGATACCCCATCTTTGCTTATCACATGACCTAGATACTCATTCGAGAGCTGCCAAACTCGCACTTCTTGCGGTTTGCGTACAGTTTCTGCTGCTTTAACGCCTCTAATACCAAATGAAGGTGACCCTCATGCTCCTCCATTGTGCGATTGTATACGAGAATGTCGTCAAAGAATACTAGAACGAACTTCCTTAAGTAACTCCTGAACACCTCGTTCATCAGGGACTAGAATGTGGCTGGGGCATTTGTTAACCCAAATGGCATTACGAGGAATTCGTAATGACCATCATGGGTATGAAATGCTGTCTTGTGAACATCTTCTCTCTTTACCAAAATCTGATGATACCCTGACTTTAAATCCAACTTCGAGAAGACCACTGCTCCCTGCAACTCGTGTAGCAGCTGATCTATCATTGGAATGGGGTAAGAGTCAGCTATCGTCACCTTGTTCAACGCCCTGTAGTCCACACAGAACCTCCAGCTACCGTCTTTCTTCTTCACCAACAGGACCGGGCTAGAAAATGGACTGGCGCTGTCTCGAATGATTCCCGCTGCAAGCATATCAGCTACTTGCTTCTCAATCTCTTCTCGCTGTGCTTGAGGGAAACGGTCTTATGTTCACTGGGTTTGTATCTTGCTTCAGTGTGATCGCATGCTCCTTTCCTCTCGAGATAGGAAGCCCCGACGGCTCAGCAAATACCTCCTTGTACTCCTCCAAGATGTTCTGTAAACACTGAGGTACTGCAGCGGTAGGAGCTGTGGCATCTTCCTTCAACACCATCCCATTATACTCCACCCTCATAACTTCCCCATCGTTCTGCAAAGTTTTCATCATCGATTTCAGAGAGACTGGTGAACAACAAAGGCTAGGGTCTCCTTGTAACACGTACTTGTGTGCGCCTATCTTGAACCGGAGAACCTGCAACTTCCAGTTCACCTTCACGTTCCCCAATTTCTCGAGCCACTGAATCCCCAGGATGACATCAGCACTGCCCAACTCCAATGGCAGAAAGCTGGATGTGATCGTGCACCCTTGTAGCTCGAGCTCCAAGTTACTGCACATTCCTGCTCCTTTGAACGTCACTCCACCGGCGGTTAACACGCTGTAACCTCGAGTCTGGTCGGGTTCTAGCTTCAGCTGCTCCACGAGTGCGCTAGACACAAAGTTATGCTTCGCGCTGCTGTCTATTAGAACCACCACTTCTTTCCCTTGCAATGTCCCTCACAGTTTGATCGTACGTGATGAAAAAATTCCCACGATCGAACTGATAGAGATCTCTGCAACTTCAACCTCCTTCGAATCCTCCGTCTCTTCTAACTCCATGGAGCAATTCGATACATCCAACTCCGTTCCATCTTCGAGCACCATCAATACAACCAACTCTGCCTGCGCGCATTTGTGAGGGTACACGTATTTCTCATCGCATTTGAAACAATTTCGCGATCTCCGCCGGCGTCAGACGACGAAAAGGGGGTTTCAACCTATTGTGATTAGGTTTCATCCCCGTTGAATTCGACGACGTCGTAGTGGTTTGGTTGGGCCGGGTCTTATTTTGATTAGATCCGGTTTGGGCCTGTTTCCCTTGTTGGGCTTGGAAACGACCATTAGGTGCTCGCCCCACCTTTGGCACTGGCTCCGTCGTCTCCTCCTCCGGTTCTCCATCTTTCGACCAATCCTCCACCAATATCGCCACATCCATAACCTTTTGTAACCCCTTCGCCCCCATCAGCTTGACGCCGGCCTTGATTTGGGGCCGCAACCCTGTTACAATTGCCAACTCCAGTATTGGGTCGGGTATCTCTGGCGCGTTGGACGCTAGGGCGATGAAATCGCGTCGAAAATTTCTCACCGTGTCCTTTTGTCGGAGACGGAGCACGCGTTCTCCGGTGCTGTTATCGCTGGACGTCGTGAACTGCTCCAGTACCCTTACTTTCATCTGCTCCCAGCTGAGGAATGGGTTCCGATTTCTCTCCCAACGATACCACGGCAGAGCATCGCCGGTAAAACACATCCTCACCGCCCTCAGCTTCTCTTCCTCCGTGAAGTCCTCCAACTCAAAGTATTGCTCCACGCGAAGCACCAAGTTTTCCGTTTCTTCGCCGGTGAACAAAGGTATCTCGATCCTTCGCGCGAGCGTCTCGTCTCGGTGATCCAGAGCTCTCCATGGTCGTCGGGTCATGACGGAGCCGGTTTCGAGACCCGTTCCCACCGTTCCTCTTTTACCGGAAGCGCTCACTGGTTCCTCCATGATCGCCTTTCCCGATCCTTCGCCCTGATGCAGTGTCGGTTGAGAGCGTCGATTGGGTTGGAGAACGAGCCAGAGGATATCAGCCCTTCTTCTCGCCGATTCTTTCCCTCTGTCTGATCTACCTTCTTCATTTCGAGTCGCTCAAACCCACTGGCCATCATTCTCATCATCTCGTTCATCCGTTCATCCATCGTCGACAACTTTCCTTCAACCGCAACGAACCGTTGAATCAGCTCCTCCACTTTGTCGTCACTCTTCTTCGGTGCCATCACAAGTCTCCAGGTTCGTCTTGCTCCGATACCAAGTTTGTTACGACTAGTAATGTAAAAGACATGTTTGTAAAGAAACCTTCAATAATTCCTTAACAAACAAGTAAATACAAGCTTTAGAGTTTTTACAAAGAGTACTCTCTCTCTCGTCACAAAGATCGATCCTCTCTCTCGATAACAACTCTGATTATTCGTACTACTCTTATAGAAAAGCAAACTTCCTAAAAGCAATAGACACGTCACCAACATCCCATGTGCTAGTGTCGAAGCCGTTGCTAGATCCTTCCTCCCTTCCTCCTTAGTCCTTTGCGTGATCTTCATCCTCTTTACTCCCATCTTGTCTCTTCTCAAGTGGACCTTTCTTCCTGTACTGGTACAATATTGGTGGCCTTAGGGCCTCATACATAACAGTTTGACAGCATATATCAAAATTTAAAAATCCAAGATGAGAAATATAGAAAACAAGTAGGCTTTGTTAATGGTCTGGTATCAGATTAGGGCCTGCTTGATTTGCGCTGAGCTTAGAAGTTAGAACATAAGAAGAGCACACGAAACAAGTTGGGTCTGCAGATTCACCGAGACTCCATTCTTTTTGAAGTCTCCCCTCTTTCCAAAGGTGTAAACTATGTGGCTGAGTCCACGTATATATGTCTTTATTAAAATCCACCACATCATTTTTCTTATCTGGTCAATGAATATACTAGTTACTGTCTCATATCTACCGCTAAGAACTTGTTCCAAGACACCCCTTTAGGCTCAATCTTACGCGTAACCAAACTCTTTCCTCAATGTACATATATGAAGTAACACCGACTGTGAACAATAGTATATGAGATTTAATGGATAAGAGCCATTTAACCCACACGTGAATGACATATCTAAGATCATATAAGTACAAAGATCATAATATCTCCACGTCAAAGATATTAAACGGTCTTCATATTCCTGAAAAGGAGGGAGTCAAACAAGACTTCACGTGTAACACACCACGGAAGTTGCGGCTTGGTAACGGAGATCAAATTCTGTAAAAGGACGAAGAAGCTATCTTCACGAGGATTTGGAACTTTTCGGTAACGAGAGCTCGAACAGTCAAGACCATAAACACTACATTTTTAATTTTCGTAACCTGTATTAATAAACAATGTTTATTTACACAGCTCAAGGAATATACGTCACTTTTTCACGTCGTCTCCGCATTTGATGAAGAACACGATATCGATCTAAGAAGATCACGTGTAGCTAGTTCAAGTTCTTTGAGCCTGCTATTTACTTGTTAATAGGGATGTCAAATGGTGTGTTGTCCATATGGGCGGATCATATCCACATTATAGTGGACTAATTATAGACATGTTCATTTGGACGTGAGTTCAATATATGTTATTGTTTCTTCATGTAGAGAATTTACCTTTTCATTATTATGTTACTGTTTAATGCTAATTGAGTAATTTTCTCTATTTTTTTTTTTACTCATAAACACCTAAAAATTTGAATATGGATTTTAGGGTCCACAATTCTTTTTTTCATTAAAGGGAAGTTGACCAATCAAAAAGAAGAAGAAAAAACTAGTCGATAGAATCGCATAGATGCTGGCTGATATATGCTTTAGTTTTCAGATGCTGTAGTACCGTTTTTATATGATAAGTACCTAACATTTTATTTTCGAAATGCTACAACTGTCATCCAAATATGGAAACAACGAAATCTAAAGTGTAAGAAAAAGAAGCTAAAACTATTATTCAGAAAATCTTAAGACATTCGCATCTGATTCAAGAAACCAAGGGAGAGATGACCCAGGTCTACTTCTAGAATCTGTTTTGAAATTCACGAAAATAAAAAATATTATATAGATACACCCGTACACATAGGCAGGGCCGGTCCAGACTATGCTGGCACCTAAAGCGGACCTCCAAAATTTTACCCCTTAACTATAATTAAAAAATATACAATATTTTAAGCATGTTACCAAAATAGTACCAAATATTATTAAAACTGTATTTTTGTTTAACAAAAAAAACATTATTTGCTACTTATCTTATATATTTGGTGTATTGAAAGATAAGCAGTGCTATTCGAAAGATCATTTGTTATTATTTATATTAGTTCACTTGATTATTTTTAAATTTTATTTCTTGATAACTTTTTCTACTAATTCTGAAAATAAAAAATAATATTTATAAAATAGAGCAAAACATATTATAGAGTCACTTCAACGTCAATATTTCAATTTGTAAATTTGAGAAGCATAATAGAGTTTCATTGAATATTAAAATTCTATGGTAATTTTATGTGTTTGAATTTCAAAAGTTTTTAAATTTACAAAAATAAGAAAGAAGAAATGATAAAAAGGCATAATAGAAGATGCATGCATATTGTTAATACGAATAATTTCTA is a genomic window containing:
- the LOC106302219 gene encoding uncharacterized protein LOC106302219 → MESYGNPNKQSSSLYPTVDMSNPEAPLNPISSSSTSNLYPSLDMNDLANNLFSEQPESRSIPVSAPPAAREEVILTISGAILHLIDQSYSVELACGDLAIIRIVQDGNVVAVLTRVADEIQWPLTKDENSVKVDESHYFFTLRPSKDFGSDSSDEDEDNADMLNYGLTIASKGQEHLLEELERILDHYSCFTVQKVSEEAKETGEEVLDVTVARETSPVELTGEKKEIVEQQCAAYWTTLAPNVEDYSGKTAKLIASGSGHLIKGILWCGDVTMDRLNWGNDFMKRRLSKADKERDVHPDTLKRIKRVKKMTKMTESVANGVLSGVIKVSGFFTSSVANTKVGKKFFSLLPGEIVLATLDGFNKVCDAVEVAGRNVMSTSSTVATELVDHRHGGTAAEATNEGLEAVGHAFGTAWAAFKIRKAINPKSVLKPSSLAKSAIKSAASQKKA